ATGCGCCAATGCCGTTCGACGCGGTCGAACATGGCGTTGAAAATCATGTTCCAGCTCATCGCCACCAGCGAGATCATCAGCGTCAGCGCGCCCGCGTGCGCCATCGGCATTTTCATTACCCACGACAAGACCGGCGCGGTCAGGCCGACTGCCAACGCTTCGAAAATCAGCGCGTGAGTGATGCGCTCACCCCAGGTTTTATTGGTATTCATATTGCCTCCGTTGCTTCAGAAATGTCTGATGCAAGGATTTTCTTCGATTAAGCTGATACTATAAAACTAGTTACCATCGGTTAAACCGATACATTGGAGCCATTACGCCATGCGCCATTCGCTGGAAACCCTGTTCATGTTTGTCGAAGCGGCGACGCTGGGCTCGTTTTCCGCGGCGGCGCGCAAATTGGGCAAGCAGCAATCTACCGTCAGCGAGGCCATCGCCAACCTGGAAATCGACCTCGGCCTGACCCTGTTCGACCGCGCCACCCGCCGTCCCAGCCTGACGCCCCAGGGCCAGGCGATGCTGGTGTACGCCCAGCAGGTGATCGAGGCCAGCGACCGCCTGGAACGCTCTGCCCATCGGCTGGCCGACGGCCTCGAACCGCAGCTGACCCTGGTGCTGTCCGATACTTACCAGTCGGACCGCTTTGAAGAAATCCTCACCAGTTTTGAACAGCGCTATCCCGAACTGGAGCTGGAATGCCTGATTGCGGAGCGCAACGACGTGGTAGCGCTGGTGCAAGAAGGGCGCGCCCATCTCGGGCTGGTGGCGGCGCAGGCGGATTACCCGCCCGACATCGGCTTCGAATCGGTGCCCGACCGCTCGGCCATCGGCCTGTATGTCGGCAAGCAGCACCCACTCGCCAAGGCGCGCCACATTACTACCGAAATGCTGCACAACGCGCGCGAGCTGCGTCTCAGCACCTATGGCGAAGACAGCGCCGACGCGGTGCAGCGCCGCCGAGGCCGCTCCTGGACTGCCTCCAGCTATCTGCTGCTGCTGGAAATGACAGAACTGGGCTTTGGCTGGGCCGAACTGCCGTACTGGCTGGCCAAGCGCTTTGCCGCCAACAGCCTGCTGGAACTGCAGGTGCGCGGCTGGCCGAAAAGCATACAGGTGGATGCAGTCTGGTCGCGCCGCCGCGGATTGGGGCCGGCCGGCAGCTGGCTGCTGGATACGCTGATGGCGCGATGAACGGCCGGGGTGAAGAATAAGCCTATCTGGCGCGAATTTTGCTCTGCTCCTGTATCAC
The sequence above is a segment of the Collimonas sp. PA-H2 genome. Coding sequences within it:
- a CDS encoding LysR family transcriptional regulator; the encoded protein is MRHSLETLFMFVEAATLGSFSAAARKLGKQQSTVSEAIANLEIDLGLTLFDRATRRPSLTPQGQAMLVYAQQVIEASDRLERSAHRLADGLEPQLTLVLSDTYQSDRFEEILTSFEQRYPELELECLIAERNDVVALVQEGRAHLGLVAAQADYPPDIGFESVPDRSAIGLYVGKQHPLAKARHITTEMLHNARELRLSTYGEDSADAVQRRRGRSWTASSYLLLLEMTELGFGWAELPYWLAKRFAANSLLELQVRGWPKSIQVDAVWSRRRGLGPAGSWLLDTLMAR